One segment of Anopheles stephensi strain Indian chromosome 3, UCI_ANSTEP_V1.0, whole genome shotgun sequence DNA contains the following:
- the LOC118509574 gene encoding uncharacterized protein LOC118509574 isoform X2, translating into MSLFLHEERRYLRGEVDKPIGESFLERDTISGVTVKFNVLLLIFATLGVFSSVLVLIGLKVNNRGLLLPWIGVMIADLLVECAHFVYLIAIETLKFEPLTAMLFTIDFFIMCLNIYCLLCVISQYQEYKAGRGQADDDSYTCPTNIQYSPPAPTCLPQAKTTTLSPVICPHSNCTLIPEETQINGTFVGSVASSPLRPSPTVRPPRGSLLKKHVKFSASDKPKGCCTGIIHPANIIKDGTKPNGHMMVSIEALPEYSEDKLSWHEQKLTNVNQLYPSVKSSTIQDQHQHQPEH; encoded by the exons ATGTCGCTGTTTCTGCACGAGGAGCGCCGGTATCTGCGGGGCGAGGTGGACAAACCGATCGGCGAAAGCTTCCTAGAGCGAGACACCATCTCCGGCG TGACGGTGAAATTTaatgtgctgctgctcatcTTCGCCACCCTGGGCGTCTTTTCGTCCGTGCTCGTGCTAATCGGATTAAAAGTG AACAATCGTGGCCTTCTGTTGCCATGGATTGGGGTCATGATAGCGGATCTGCTGGTAGAGTGTGCACATTTTGTCTATCTGATCGCCATAGAAACG CTTAAATTTGAACCATTAACGGCGATGCTGTTTACCATCGATTTTTTCATCATGTGTCTTAAT ATTTACTGTTTGCTGTGCGTGATATCGCAGTACCAGGAATATAAAGCAGGGCGCGGACAGGCCGATGACGATTCGTACACTTGC CCCACCAACATCCAGTACAGTCCGCCGGCGCCCACCTGTCTGCCGCAGGCCAAAACGACAACGCTCAGCCCGGTGATCTGTCCCCATTCCAACTGTACCCTCATCCCGGAGGAAACGCAGATCAACGGAACGTTCGTGGGAA GTGTAGCATCGTCCCCGCTAAGGCCATCGCCCACGGTACGTCCACCGAGGGGTTCGCTGCTGAAGAAGCACGTCAAGTTTTCGGCCAGCGATAAGCCGAAGGGCTGCTGTACCGGGATCATTCATCCGGCGAACATCATCAAAGACGGTACCAAACCGAACGGCCACATGATGGTATCGATTGAGGCGCTGCCCG AGTACAGCGAGGATAAGCTTTCCTGGCACGAGCAGAAACTGACGAACGTGAACCAACTGTATCCAAGCGTGAAAAGCTCCACCATCCAAGACCAACATCAGCATCAGCCAGAACACTAA
- the LOC118509574 gene encoding uncharacterized protein LOC118509574 isoform X1, with protein sequence MAILHSCCLWRSVRRGSFASVIYTLIYFSISCITMSLFLHEERRYLRGEVDKPIGESFLERDTISGVTVKFNVLLLIFATLGVFSSVLVLIGLKVNNRGLLLPWIGVMIADLLVECAHFVYLIAIETLKFEPLTAMLFTIDFFIMCLNIYCLLCVISQYQEYKAGRGQADDDSYTCPTNIQYSPPAPTCLPQAKTTTLSPVICPHSNCTLIPEETQINGTFVGSVASSPLRPSPTVRPPRGSLLKKHVKFSASDKPKGCCTGIIHPANIIKDGTKPNGHMMVSIEALPEYSEDKLSWHEQKLTNVNQLYPSVKSSTIQDQHQHQPEH encoded by the exons ATCTATTTCAGCATATCCTGCATAACGATGTCGCTGTTTCTGCACGAGGAGCGCCGGTATCTGCGGGGCGAGGTGGACAAACCGATCGGCGAAAGCTTCCTAGAGCGAGACACCATCTCCGGCG TGACGGTGAAATTTaatgtgctgctgctcatcTTCGCCACCCTGGGCGTCTTTTCGTCCGTGCTCGTGCTAATCGGATTAAAAGTG AACAATCGTGGCCTTCTGTTGCCATGGATTGGGGTCATGATAGCGGATCTGCTGGTAGAGTGTGCACATTTTGTCTATCTGATCGCCATAGAAACG CTTAAATTTGAACCATTAACGGCGATGCTGTTTACCATCGATTTTTTCATCATGTGTCTTAAT ATTTACTGTTTGCTGTGCGTGATATCGCAGTACCAGGAATATAAAGCAGGGCGCGGACAGGCCGATGACGATTCGTACACTTGC CCCACCAACATCCAGTACAGTCCGCCGGCGCCCACCTGTCTGCCGCAGGCCAAAACGACAACGCTCAGCCCGGTGATCTGTCCCCATTCCAACTGTACCCTCATCCCGGAGGAAACGCAGATCAACGGAACGTTCGTGGGAA GTGTAGCATCGTCCCCGCTAAGGCCATCGCCCACGGTACGTCCACCGAGGGGTTCGCTGCTGAAGAAGCACGTCAAGTTTTCGGCCAGCGATAAGCCGAAGGGCTGCTGTACCGGGATCATTCATCCGGCGAACATCATCAAAGACGGTACCAAACCGAACGGCCACATGATGGTATCGATTGAGGCGCTGCCCG AGTACAGCGAGGATAAGCTTTCCTGGCACGAGCAGAAACTGACGAACGTGAACCAACTGTATCCAAGCGTGAAAAGCTCCACCATCCAAGACCAACATCAGCATCAGCCAGAACACTAA